CACGAAAAGCGGATTAAAAGCGGTTTTTGCCGGATTTAAACCCACGGCTTCGGCTGCGGTGCGCGCCAGGCGGTTGCTTTCGCCTTCGAAGAAGTTGTTAAACGTGTATTTGGAATTTATCTGGGAATCGAACTCAGCCGGTTCAACCCTGTCAAAAGGACTAGGTACCTTTACAGAAACCGGATTTTGATTTTTCTTGTCTGAAACAGTGAATTTGGGCTCCCCGCGCATCTCCACCATAGTATTGCTTTCCGCCTCCACCAGGATGCGGTAGTTGAGAATAGTTCCTTCTCCTATTTTGCGGTAGAGGGTCTGCTGGATAAGATCAATGTATTTGTCCTCAAGATATTCGTAAAAAAACTGACTGGGTACTTGAATGGTGAGAACATTGTCTTCATATTTCAACGGGACAATTGGACTAAACCACGTGTTGAATGCAGCTTCGGGGATAATATCACGAATCACATCAAGACAGTTCTTCCATAAAATTTTGTAGTCAGTGTTCATTCGAATAAATTAACGATTTTCCTCTCTTCTATTGGTTGTGTTTAATTAATTTGGGGAATACAAATTTTCAAAAAAAAATCGAGAAAAAAAAATCCTGTTCCCTTTGTTTTTCCTGAAATAAAAACACTCGCTTAATTATCAATTGGATAGGCGTATGCTGCTGTTTATAAGCGGGTTGGGCCTGAATTCATTGTCGTAATCAATTGATATATAGAACTCTGTGATAAGTGTATAGTCTTTACCCGTTTGTACAAAATAAGCATGTGTTTTATGTCTTAAACTCAATTACCCAAAGGGTTTATCATACGACGAAAAACAGGGCTGATATTTAGAATCATTCTATATAAAGTTTGATCGGCAAATTTATTCCATATTTAGGAAACTTAGAACAGGCGCACCCTTATGCTCAAATATCGTTCGGGATTTTCACGAATATCTTCCAGCAGTTTTGTTGCAGTTTGTATGGTGTTTGTCAAACTATCGTGTAACTGGGTGTCGTTAGTTAATTTCCCCAATGAATTGTCGGTGCTAGTCAGTTTTGATGACAGTATCTTCAGGTTTTCTACCGTATTGTCGATAGCGTTGAACGTCTTTTGGAGTTCCAGCGAATTAAGTTCTGCCGTAACCTCTTTTAAATCGTTGGAAACGGCTGTGAGGTTTTGGGTTACTGTTGGTAAATCTTTTCGGATCGATGCCATTACAGCGTTCACGCTTTTGCTGGATTCATCCAGTTGGGCAACTGTAGATCCGATACCTGCTATCGATTGTTCCCACATTGGATTAGACATCAGTTTGTTCAGTGTCAGGACTACAGAGTCTATGTGTGTCAGAATGGAGTCAGCCTTGGGGGCAACGTTGGCAACGCTGTTCATCATCCCTTGTTTCTGCCGGCCGTGCAGCGTGTCTCCGGGAGAAAGAAGCTTTGAAGCCTCTTTATTTGCAACCAGGCTTACCGTAGAGGCTCCCAGTAGATCCGATCCAAATTCGAAATAACTCCCCTGCGGAATCCGATAATCGCCTTCGAGGTTGATGTCCACAGCGAACTGGATCGGGTCTGTACTGTGCATTTTGATGGCGTTGACCAGTCCGATCTGGTATCCGTTTACATAAACCGGTGATGAGGGGTAAAGTCCGGTAACATCATCGAACATGACAACGTAGGTGTTTTGCTTTTTCAAAATATTTGTTCCCTTCAGAAAGTTCACTCCAAAATAAAGGAGAACCAGGGCTATAAGAAAGGAAACTCCGATGATGAAATTTCTGCTGAACTTGCCTTGAGCTTGCATAAATTATTCTTATTTTACTCTTTTGCCGTCCCTGAATTCAACAATGAAAGCGTCTTTGAATTTTCTTTGAACGGTTTTGAGTGTTTTGTTTGCTTCATTAAGATCGGATGACCGGCCGTACGTGTATTTATATGTTTTGCCGTCTAAATAAAAATCTACCGGATTCAACCCTTTCAGTTGCGAAGAATTATCGGCCAGTTTTCGGGGAGCTGTAAGGAACTGTATCCTGTATTCGCTTGTTCCGGTTACATCCATCCCGGTAGAGGGAGGGTTGGCTGCAATTGTCTTTCGTTGTTCCGGATTGGTAAATACATGACTTTTTTTGTCGTATTCGTGTTTGTATTCCTTAAAAGCCAAATAAACGGAGTTTGCCAATGATCTTTGTCCGCTTTCGGTTTTCATATACTTTTCGTCGGAAGGATTTGAAATGTACCCCAGCTCCACAAGGATACTCGGCATAGCCACTTCCCGGAGCACCAGAAAACCGGCCTGCCTGACATCCCGGTTAGTCCTTTTCGAGTTGTTTACCAGCCTGTTTTGTACCAACGATGCAAAGTAAACGCTTTGCTGAAGGTACTGGTCGGTCATAAACTCAAACATGATGTATGACTCTGGCTCGTTAGGGTCAAATCCCTGGTACTTGGTGGAATAATCATCTTCATAGAGAATTACCGAGTTTTCCGCTTTGGCAACATCCAGGTTGTCCTTGCTCCGGTGCAGCCCCAACACAAATGTCTCCACGCCTTGCGGAGACCTTTTTCTCCTGTCAAGCGCATTACAGTGTAGCGAAATATACAGGTCGGCCTTAGCTTTGTTGGCTATCTCGGCCCTTTTGTTTAACTCTACGAACCTATCGGTATCTCTTGTATATAAAACTTTTACGTCCGGATGGTTATTCTTGATGAGTTCGCCTAGCTTTTTCCCGACAACAAGAACGATGTCCTTTTCTTTTGAGCTTGATCCGATCGCACCTGGATCGCGGCCTCCGTGGCCGGGGTCAATAACAACCGTGAATCCGTTTTTTTGAGCGAAAGCACTTTCTGCCGGAATCAGAAATAAAACTCCTAAACCGTAAATAATAAGTTTTTTCAGTCGTAACAGCATCTTTCTGTCAGTTTTATTTCATACAAAAATAGATAATTATTTTGTACTAAAGCGCAGTAAGCCGTGATTACACTATTTTTAACAAAAAAAAGCCACACCAACGGTGCAGCCCTTTTAAACAGGTGAAATAACGGGATTTTATTCTCCCAACAATTCATTCAGTTTATTGTGAAGTTCTGCTCCACGCAGGTCTTTGGCAATAATGATCCCCTCCTTGTCCAAAAGGACGGTGTGCGGAATACCGCGGAAAGCGTACAGCTCTACCACCGGGGTATCCCAGAACTTAAGTTCAGACATCTGGGGCCAGGTCATGTTCAACTCTTTTATGCCGCTCAGCCACCTTTCTCTTTCCCGGTCAAGAGAAACTCCCACAACTTCAAAACCTTTGTTTTTGTAATTGTTGTAAGCTGCAACCACATTGGGCATTTCGTCGCGGCAAGGGCCGCACCAGGCTGCCCAGAAGTCGATCAGGACAACCTTTCCTTTTCCTGCGTAATCCGATAATGAAATGTCGTTTCCTTCCGGATCTTTCATTGTAAAATCGAGAAATTTTTGGCCGATAGCTACTCTTTCGGCATTTTCAAGACGTTTAACGATGCGTTGAATACTTTCTTGCGATTTATAAGCTTCATCCGTTAACGCAAGGATTTCGCGCTGGGTTTCCGGTTCAAACATCTCTGCGGAAGTCATAAAGAGGAATTTACCCAGCGGATTGGCTATGTTGGCTTTGATGAAATCAGCTGTTTTGCTAGATATATCGCCGGATAACTTTTCGTATTGCGCGGTAAGTGCGGCATCCAGTGAGTCTGTCATTGCACCCGTCGATGCAGCTTCCTGGTATTGTTGAGAGAGTGCGCGAATTTCTTTCGTTATATTTTCCTGTTCTGTCCTGAACGTATTGTAGGCGTCGTTTAGCTGTGAACCTGAAACCGTAACGGTGGAATCGAACTGCACGCGGATGGTTCCCGGCTCTAAAATGGCAAGCACCCTTGATGGTTTCTGAGGGTTAACCGTTTCGTCCAGAGCGATAAAGCGTAATACGGTTGAGTCGGCAGATCCTTCGAATTTGAACGAGCCGTTTGTTACAACGGCAGTGTCAACCGACACCATCTCGTTGGTTGTCATTTCCTGAATATATACGTTTTTGCCTTCATAGGCAGGATCAGTAACGGTTCCGTCAATTTTATAAGTTTTGTTGTTTTGACAAGAGATCAAAACGAAAGCTGTGATTAATAGGAGTGAAAATTTTTTCATACGATTTTTCTTTTATTCTTTAAACGGTGCAAATATACATAAAAAAAGAGAGTTAGCCCATTCTTTGCTGTTTTTTTGTTGCCCTGATAATAAATGAATGATAAAGCCGTTTTAAAATAAAAGAGACAGAAATGGCTAATCCTGATTTTATCCGACGATTCTCCTTGTCCCACGAATCCGATGCAAAAGTTCCGGACCGTTTAAGCATATGTATTGTTCTTCAATATGCAAGATCGCTGCGTATAGAGAAAAAACTGCCTACCCATTTAGGTTTGTTCATCATCAATTGATTTTTTTATTATCTTTGACACTCAAAATGGATAACGATATGAATCATCTGGTTGCGCCGTCATTGCTCTCGGCGAATTTCCTAAATCTTGAAAAAGATATCGAAATGCTGAATCGGAGTGAAGCCGATTGGATACACCTTGATATCATGGATGGTGTTTTTGTTCCCAATATTTCTTTTGGGTTCCCGGTTCTGGACCTGTTGAAAGAAAGGACGAGCAAGTCTCTGGATGTGCACTTGATGATTGTTCAACCCGAGAAATTCGTAGACGAAATTGCCGCTGCGGGTACGGAATACATGAATGTCCATTACGAGGCATGTACACATTTGCATCGTGTGGTTAGCGAGATCAAGAAGCGCGGAATGAAAGCCGGGGTTACTCTTAATCCGCACACTCCGGTTTTGTTGCTCGAAGACATTATCCGAGATTTAGATATGGTTTTACTCATGTCGGTTAATCCTGGTTTTGGCGGTCAAAAATTCATCGAACATTCGCTGGAGAAAGTTAAGGTGTTGAAAGAACTGATTCTTCGGAAAAATGCCCGGGCACTTATCGAGGTTGACGGAGGAGTGAATCTTGAAACCGGAAAAAGACTTGTAGAGGCTGGAGCAGATGTACTGGTTGCCGGAAATTTTGTTTTCTCTTCTCAAGATCCCATACATACTATTCATCAACTGAAGTCGTTATAATTCTCTGGAAGACACTCCCTCATAAACGTAACAGTTATGAGCGATCTTGTAGCTAAAATACCCTTTCTCCGGTTATTGCTTCCGGCAGTAGCCTCTATATCTGTATCGGCTTTTTTGATTGAACTGACTTATTCCTGGATAATTTGCACGGCAGGTGCAGGAGCAATGGCTGTCTCTTTTTTTGTTTCGGAAAGAAAACAGTTCACCTGTCGCTGGCTTTTTGGAGCAGGGTTGTTTATTTTTGTTTTCGGCTTGTTTTCCTTTTTATTCCGGCAAAAAATTAAGGAATCCCAATGGCGTTTTGCAGACAAACCGACGGTCTGTATAGGTACAGTTGTTGATGTTCCGCGGGAAAAACCGCGGTCATTTGCCTGTAATGTGAAAATCAGCTATCCGGTAAGCCATAAAATCGTGGCTTACCTGCAAAAGGAGGATAGAGTGAGGAACATTACCCCCGGGGATGAAATAGTTTTCGTTGCCCAGATCCGGACTTTTAAGAACTTCGGAAATCCCGATGACTTCGACTACGTCCGATTTATGCGAAACAACGGTTTTTCAGGCACCACCTATTTGTCTTCATCTAATTGGCATCCCACCGGAAAAGAGCATGCCTCGTTGTATGTTTCGGCGCAGAAAGTTCGAAAAAAGGCATTGGAGTTTTACCGTATGTTTGAGTTGGATAACGACGCTTATTCATTTATTTCCGCTCTTACACTAGGTTACAAGCACGATTTGACAAACGAACTACAGGAGGCTTTTCGTGCGTCAGGAACAGCTCATGTCTTGGCCGTTAGTGGGTTGCATGTGGGGGTTATTTACGGTATCTTCGCATTCCTTTTTTCTTTTTTAGGAAAAACGGGCGGGAGGTTCGTGATAAAACAAATTATGACTATTGCCGCTTTGTGGCTTTACGCTTTTCTTACAGGGCTTCCCCCATCGGTTCTCCGGGCAACTTTGATGCTCACGATTGCTTCTGTGGGATGGATGGGGGGAAGAAGAGGTTTTACGCTAAACGCGTTGGCTGCAGCCGCTTTTTTTATTCTTGCTTTCAATCCGATGAGCCTTTTCAACGTTGGGTTTCAAATGAGCTTCATAGCTGTTCTGGCTATCTTATCCTTTAGTCCGGTACTGGATAGCCTGTATCAGCCTAAGAACAAGATAATAAAAAAAAGCTGGGGTTTATTTTCTGTTTCCATATCCGCTCAAGCAGGTATTTTCCCCATTGCTTTGCATTATTTCGGTACTTTCCCAACCTTTTTCTTTATCGCCAATATGTTGATAGTGCCGTTAATAGGTGTGATTATCTATGCTTGTATTCCGGTGATTCTCCTTACAGGATTGAAACCCTTCCAGTTTGTAATTGTCGACTGGCTTTATCCGGTTTTTGGATGGATTTTGAAAGGGTTAATCTTCGTTGTATTGAAGGTCGTCTGCTTTATCGAAACCCTTCCATACGCACAATTGTCAGATAAGCCTATTTCTACACTACAGATGATGATGTTGCTCTTTATCGTTGTTACTGTTTTTAAATTTTTCACACATAAGAGAGTTGCTAGCCTGATTGCTGGTTTAACTTGCTCCCTGTTCTTTATCTTGACATTCACGTACGCTGAACTATCCCGGAAGCCTGTTCAATTAGCCGTATTTAATAAACCCGGCTTTAGCGATATCGGTCTTTATGTGGATGAAAAGCGGGTTGACTTCGACATAAAAGAAAACGGTTTTATTCCGCATCCATCAAAGTCGATACTGCGTTTGTCCGAAAGTATTTATTCGCATGCGGAAACATCCCGGCCGTTTGAAATTGACGTTATAGTCCTGTCGCATGACCCAGCCCTCTCGATAATGCAGCTGACGAACATTTTCCGTACAGGACAAATCGTGCTGGACAGTTCAATTCCTTTGTACGACAGAATCCGGTTAATGAGTGATTGTGAAAAGCTGGGGATTTCCTGTCACGATGTGGGAGAAGATGGGGCGTATCTCATAAATTTGTAGTAATTTTGAACTTTTCTATAAAAAATGAACTATTTCGAACCCTTATCGGAGATTATTGACAAGTCATCCGTACAACAGGTGCAAGAGCTGATCGAAAACAGCAGCCAGATATTGATTACCACACACCTCTCTCCCGATGGCGATGCATTGGGGGCCTCCCTAGGGCTGTATCATTTTCTGAAGTTGAAAAAGAAAGATGTCAAGCTGATGGTTCCCAATTCGTTTCCTTATTTTTTGAAATGGATGACCGGATCCGGTGAAATTCTTGTTTACGAATATAATCCGAAAGCAGCACAGGTTATTTTCGATCACGCTGATCTGATTTTCAGTCTCGATTACAACATACCCAAACGAGTAGGGAATATGGCATCTCTTTTGGAAAAATCCAGTGCCCGTAAAGTGCTTGTTGATCATCATCTTTTTCCCGGGGATAATTACGATGTGGTTATCTCTTATCCTGGAATTTCATCGACTAGTGAGCTGATTTTCCGTTTGCTGTACCAGGCAGACCGGTACGAAGAAATCGACAAAACGGTTGCAGAGTGTATTTATTGTGGGATGATGACCGATACCGGTGGTTTTACGTTTAACTCCAATAATCCGGAAATTTATCTGATAATCAGTTTATTGCTTAGGAAAGGGATTGATAAGGACCGGATTTATTCACTGGTTTATAACAACCTTACGGAAGACCGGTTCCGGTTGTTGGGCTTCACCCTGTCGCAGCGAATGAAAGTTTATCCCGAACTTCACACGGCACTCATATGGCTATCGCTTGAAGACCAGAAACAATTCAGCTACAACAAAGGAGATACCGAAGGATTCGTGAACTATCCGCTCAGCATTAAGGATATTATTTTTTCCGCATTTATTCGCGAAGACGAGGAGATGGTGAAGCTCTCGTTCCGCTCTCAAAGCACGTTTCCCACCAACGAATTTGCGGCTCAATTTTTTCACGGCGGAGGGCATTTAAATGCCTCTGGTGGAGAGTTCTATGGCACGTTGAAAGAGGCTATTTCCCGGTTTGAAGACGGTATAGGATTGTATGCTGAAAAGTTGAGAAATACGCCGAAATAAGATGTATCTCTCGTTTTTTCGGATTGTTATAGTTTATTTTGTGTGAAATAACATTTTTTTTAAAGGGGATTGCTTACATTTGTAGCCAATTTCTAATTTTTCGTAATTCAAAAAATGAAAAAAACACATTACATAATATTCTGTTTACTGGGGCTTGCACTAGTCAGTACTTCTTGCAACAAAAGAAAAACGTATGCGGAGATCCTGAAGGATGAAACCCGTGCCATCGAAAAATTTATCCTGGAAAATAAACTGGTTGTACTGGATGAATTTCCCACAAGTTTGGTCTTCAAAACCAACGAGTTTTACCGTGATCCGGCTACAGGAGTTTATTTCAATATCATCGAGCCGGGAGATACTGCCAGCAAAGTAAAAGAAGGTGAGGAGGTTTATGTCAGGTTTATCGGATTGCGATACTTCACCTCTTCGAACGACACCACCGAATACTCTAATCTCGATCCGATACGTAGCCCGTTTCCTGAATCGCTCACATACAGGGGGCCTGTAACGGTAATGAACCGATCCCTGTATTCCGGAACAACACCTGGATGGGCTGTCCCGCTTACTTATGTGGGGCACGCCGGAAGAGTAAAAATGATTATCCCTTTCAATATGGGTTCACAAAGTGACCAGCAGTCCTATTCAACAACCTATTACGATAACGTTCAATACCGATTTGAATCGCAATTATAACGTATTATGACACTTATTAAATCCATATCCGGTATCAGAGGCACAATTGGAGGACGGGTGGGTGATAACCTTACTCCGGTTGATATCGTGAAATTTGCATCGGCCTATGCCCTGTTTATCAAAAAAATTACCGGAGATGCGAAGCCGAAAATAGTGGTTGGCAGAGATGCGCGGATGTCGGGTAATATGGTACATAGCCTTATTACCGGAACCTTGATGGGTATGGGTTGTGATGTGGTGGATGTGGGTATGGCAACAACGCCCACCACAGAAATAGCCGTTGTGAAAGAATCGGCATCAGGAGGAATTATAATTACTGCTAGTCACAATCCTAAACAATGGAATGCGCTTAAATTGCTGAACAGCCGGGGCGAATTTCTGAATGCCGACCAAGGCAAAGAAATACTGGAGATGGCTGAGGCAGAAAGCTTCGAATATGCTTCTGTGGATGAATTGGGAAAAGTTAGTCACAAACAATACCTGCACGCTCATATTCAGAGTATTCTTCAATTGGACCTGGTGGATTTAGATGCCATAAAGGCTGCCCGCTTCAGGGTGGCTGTGGATGCGGTCAACTCTGTTGGCGGAAACGCCGTCCCGGAGTTGTTGTATGCCTTGGGAGTGAAGGAGGTTTTTAAATTGCATTGTGCCATTCACGGTAACTTTTCGCATAACCCGGAACCGTTGCCGCAAAACCTGACGGAGCTTTCGTCGCTGATGAAAAGCTCCCGGGCTGATGTGGGTTTTGCCGTTGATCCGGATGTAGACCGGTTGGTCATTTACGCCGAAAACGGAGAGCCGTTCGGCGAAGAGTATACGTTAGTAGCTGTTTCAGATTATATATTGCAACATACCCCCGGAAATACAGTTTCTAACCTTAGTTCTACCCGGGCTTTGCGGGACATTACCCAACGACGGGGCGGTGATTATTTTGCTGCTGCAGTAGGCGAAGTGAATGTGGTGGCAAAGATGAAAGAAGTAGGGGCTGTAATTGGTGGCGAAGGTAACGGCGGAGTTATTTATCCGGCCTCGCATTACGGGCGTGATGCATTAGTAGGCATCGCTTTGTTTTTGACGCAACTGGCGAAATCAGGAAAAAAGGTGAGCGAGCTCAGGGCGGAGTACCCCGGTTATTTTATGTCGAAACAAAAAATTGAACTTACTCCCGATATCGACACCGATGCCATCCTGCAAAAAGTGAAAGAGCGTTTCAACGGGGAACAGGTGACGGATATCGATGGTGTTAAAATTGATTTTCCCGATAAATGGGTGCATTTACGTAAATCGAACACAGAACCTATTATTCGGATTTATTCGGAAGCAAAAACTCAGGAAGAAGCGGAAGAGGTTGGGAAACAGATTATTGATATTATCAAAGAACTCAAATAAAAGAAAGGTTAATTTCAACAATTACCGTATATTAAGACACCTTCTGTTTTAGTTGCGGTAATTTTTTGTTGAAAAACAGACGATTGTATAGCATGAAAGAACGCTTGATCAGTGATGATGACATAAGAAAGTTTCACCCGGTCTTCCGGGGGAAAAATGGAGATAGGAACATTAAATGGGGAATGAAATTATCGGGGCTCAACAACGCCTGCGAGGTCTACGATAAATCCAAACACCTGACGGGCGTGGCTTTCTGCACCGATTTGCTAGACAAGTTGGGACTTAAGCGTACCGTTGTTAACGATCAGGTTCTGGAACCCTTTAAGGATAAGCCATTTATTGTGGTGGCCAATCATCCCAACGGGCATGTCGACGGGATTGCGCTTATTGAAACCGTTGCATCGAGAGTGAAAAACTTTAAGGTAATGGTTAACTTTATTTTGGGGCTGGTGGATACGATGGAGGAAAACTTCATAAAAGTGAGTCCATATAAACATACAGACAAGATGAAGCATATTTCGCTTTCGGGGATAAAAGAGTGTATCGACCATATCTGGAAAGGAAACTCTATGGGGTTTTTCCCTGCAGGATCGGTCTCCAGGCTAAAGTTCCGCAACGGTAGATTTATGATTCACGACCGTCACTGGCAGCCGTCGGTCATAAAGCTCATACAAAAGGCCAAAGTTCCTGTGATTCCGCTATACATCGATTGTAGGAACAGGTATCTGTTCTACGCTACCCGGTTTCTCAACTGGCAATTGCAGAGCCTGGTTCTATGTCATGAACTGTATAACAAGAAAGGGAAAGAAATGACATTGACATTTGGTGAACCGGTTATGCCCGACGTGATCAGATCGATCAGCGATGCCGATGAGTTAGGTGATTTTTTACGCGATAAAACCTATGCATTAGCAAAAAAGAGGTAAATTTGTGAGTAAGAACATGGCCAAACAAAATATACAACAAGTTAAACAACGTTTCGGCATTATTGGTGTTTCTTCCGAATTGGATAGGGCCATCGATATAGCTTTACAGGTTGCACCTACCGACCTGTCGGTGCTTATTACGGGTGAGAGTGGTGTTGGGAAGGAAAACTTCCCGCAGATTATTCATCAGTACAGTCGTCGTAAGCACGGACCCTATTTTGCCATTAACTGCGGGTCTATCCCCGAAGGGACGATCGATTCCGAACTTTTTGGACACGAGAAAGGATCGTTTACAGGTGCAACGGCAACCCGCAAAGGATATTTTGAAGTAGCCAACGGGGGGACACTTTTCCTCGATGAAGTAGGGGAGTTGCCGTTGTCCACGCAGGCTCGTTTATTACGGGTGCTGGAAACCGGAGAGTTTATAAAAGTAGGTTCTTCACAGGTGGAAAAGAGTGATGTCCGGGTAGTTGCAGCTACCAACCTGAATATTGCGCAGGCTATTGAAAGAGGAAAATTCAGGGAAGATTTGTTTTACCGATTAAATTCGGTTCCAATCCGCATCTCTCCACTTCGTGACAGAAAAGAAGATATCGCGTTGTTGTTCCGGAAATTTGCCGGGGATTGCGCTGAGAAATATATGATGCCATCCATCACACTGACCGAGGATGCCCGGGAAATACTTACAAATTTTCGTTGGCCAGGTAACGTCCGGCAGCTGAAGAATGTAACAGAGCAAATATCGGTGATTGAACATGAACGCGTGATTACCTCCGAGATTTTGCAGAAATACCTGCCCAAAGCTGATGCTGCATTGCCTGTGTTGGCTTCACAATCAAGAGATTCGGATCAGAAAATCTTTTCGTCGGAACGGGAGATTTTATACCAGGTCCTTTTCGATATGAAAAAAGACATCAACGATTTGAAAAATGTGGTGAAAACTATTCTGGAAGATGCGGCAGCATCGGTTCCCCAGGATGAGAATCCCATTTTCCATTCGTCTACAGCCCCTCAAGACAAGGCCTCGGTGACACTACCGTTGAAATATGAAGAACTGATGCCTAAAAAAAACCACCTGACAGAGGTACATGATCGGTCCGATTTTCAGGAGGCGACCGAAGTTGAAATTGCAAATTTATCACTCGAGGATGCTGAAAAGGAGATGATCGCGTTGGCCCTGGAGAAACATAACGGGAAGCGTAAATTGGCCGCCAGCGAGTTGGGCATTTCGGAACGCACATTGTACAGAAAGATTAAGGAGTACAATTTAGAGAAGTTATGAGAAGAATAAGAAATACAGTAGTGCTGTTTATCCTGTTGACCTCCTGTTCCATTTCTTACAAGTTCAGTGGGGCCTCCATCGATTATACCCTGACCAAAACCCTACAACTGGGCACTTTCGTCAATCAGGCACCGTTGGTTTATCCGCCGTTGGAGTCGCGCTTCAACGAAGCATTGAAAGATATGTTTACCCGGAATACCCGGTTGCAGTTTGTGAATCAGAACGGTGATATGGAGATAGAAGGTGAAATTGTGGGTTACGAACTGACGCCCCTTGCCGTGCAGGAAGATGCGTTTGCTGCTGAAACCCGCTTAACGATGAATGTTCGTATGCGTTTTCGCAACAATAAAATCCCGGGACAGGATAAGGAGGAAACTATTTCTGCCAACCGTACCTTCTCCAGTAATGTTAACCTTACAGACGTACAGGACCAACTGATTAAAGAACTTACGGATGAAATTGTAGATCAGATTTTCAACACGACTATGGCAAACTGGTGAGATGGATAAATCGAATTTTTTTAGTTTTATCACGGATAACGGGAAGTTGGATGAAAGAAGCCTGAGCGAGTTGGAGAACTTGGTTGAAGAGTATCCCTATTTTCAAACTGCCCATTTGCTGTTG
This portion of the Petrimonas sulfuriphila genome encodes:
- a CDS encoding ribulose-phosphate 3-epimerase, which produces MNHLVAPSLLSANFLNLEKDIEMLNRSEADWIHLDIMDGVFVPNISFGFPVLDLLKERTSKSLDVHLMIVQPEKFVDEIAAAGTEYMNVHYEACTHLHRVVSEIKKRGMKAGVTLNPHTPVLLLEDIIRDLDMVLLMSVNPGFGGQKFIEHSLEKVKVLKELILRKNARALIEVDGGVNLETGKRLVEAGADVLVAGNFVFSSQDPIHTIHQLKSL
- a CDS encoding AhpC/TSA family protein, with amino-acid sequence MKKFSLLLITAFVLISCQNNKTYKIDGTVTDPAYEGKNVYIQEMTTNEMVSVDTAVVTNGSFKFEGSADSTVLRFIALDETVNPQKPSRVLAILEPGTIRVQFDSTVTVSGSQLNDAYNTFRTEQENITKEIRALSQQYQEAASTGAMTDSLDAALTAQYEKLSGDISSKTADFIKANIANPLGKFLFMTSAEMFEPETQREILALTDEAYKSQESIQRIVKRLENAERVAIGQKFLDFTMKDPEGNDISLSDYAGKGKVVLIDFWAAWCGPCRDEMPNVVAAYNNYKNKGFEVVGVSLDRERERWLSGIKELNMTWPQMSELKFWDTPVVELYAFRGIPHTVLLDKEGIIIAKDLRGAELHNKLNELLGE
- a CDS encoding DUF4827 family protein, with amino-acid sequence MKKTHYIIFCLLGLALVSTSCNKRKTYAEILKDETRAIEKFILENKLVVLDEFPTSLVFKTNEFYRDPATGVYFNIIEPGDTASKVKEGEEVYVRFIGLRYFTSSNDTTEYSNLDPIRSPFPESLTYRGPVTVMNRSLYSGTTPGWAVPLTYVGHAGRVKMIIPFNMGSQSDQQSYSTTYYDNVQYRFESQL
- a CDS encoding DHH family phosphoesterase; protein product: MNYFEPLSEIIDKSSVQQVQELIENSSQILITTHLSPDGDALGASLGLYHFLKLKKKDVKLMVPNSFPYFLKWMTGSGEILVYEYNPKAAQVIFDHADLIFSLDYNIPKRVGNMASLLEKSSARKVLVDHHLFPGDNYDVVISYPGISSTSELIFRLLYQADRYEEIDKTVAECIYCGMMTDTGGFTFNSNNPEIYLIISLLLRKGIDKDRIYSLVYNNLTEDRFRLLGFTLSQRMKVYPELHTALIWLSLEDQKQFSYNKGDTEGFVNYPLSIKDIIFSAFIREDEEMVKLSFRSQSTFPTNEFAAQFFHGGGHLNASGGEFYGTLKEAISRFEDGIGLYAEKLRNTPK
- a CDS encoding MCE family protein; its protein translation is MQAQGKFSRNFIIGVSFLIALVLLYFGVNFLKGTNILKKQNTYVVMFDDVTGLYPSSPVYVNGYQIGLVNAIKMHSTDPIQFAVDINLEGDYRIPQGSYFEFGSDLLGASTVSLVANKEASKLLSPGDTLHGRQKQGMMNSVANVAPKADSILTHIDSVVLTLNKLMSNPMWEQSIAGIGSTVAQLDESSKSVNAVMASIRKDLPTVTQNLTAVSNDLKEVTAELNSLELQKTFNAIDNTVENLKILSSKLTSTDNSLGKLTNDTQLHDSLTNTIQTATKLLEDIRENPERYLSIRVRLF
- a CDS encoding ComEC family competence protein; the protein is MSDLVAKIPFLRLLLPAVASISVSAFLIELTYSWIICTAGAGAMAVSFFVSERKQFTCRWLFGAGLFIFVFGLFSFLFRQKIKESQWRFADKPTVCIGTVVDVPREKPRSFACNVKISYPVSHKIVAYLQKEDRVRNITPGDEIVFVAQIRTFKNFGNPDDFDYVRFMRNNGFSGTTYLSSSNWHPTGKEHASLYVSAQKVRKKALEFYRMFELDNDAYSFISALTLGYKHDLTNELQEAFRASGTAHVLAVSGLHVGVIYGIFAFLFSFLGKTGGRFVIKQIMTIAALWLYAFLTGLPPSVLRATLMLTIASVGWMGGRRGFTLNALAAAAFFILAFNPMSLFNVGFQMSFIAVLAILSFSPVLDSLYQPKNKIIKKSWGLFSVSISAQAGIFPIALHYFGTFPTFFFIANMLIVPLIGVIIYACIPVILLTGLKPFQFVIVDWLYPVFGWILKGLIFVVLKVVCFIETLPYAQLSDKPISTLQMMMLLFIVVTVFKFFTHKRVASLIAGLTCSLFFILTFTYAELSRKPVQLAVFNKPGFSDIGLYVDEKRVDFDIKENGFIPHPSKSILRLSESIYSHAETSRPFEIDVIVLSHDPALSIMQLTNIFRTGQIVLDSSIPLYDRIRLMSDCEKLGISCHDVGEDGAYLINL
- a CDS encoding N-acetylmuramoyl-L-alanine amidase; the encoded protein is MLLRLKKLIIYGLGVLFLIPAESAFAQKNGFTVVIDPGHGGRDPGAIGSSSKEKDIVLVVGKKLGELIKNNHPDVKVLYTRDTDRFVELNKRAEIANKAKADLYISLHCNALDRRKRSPQGVETFVLGLHRSKDNLDVAKAENSVILYEDDYSTKYQGFDPNEPESYIMFEFMTDQYLQQSVYFASLVQNRLVNNSKRTNRDVRQAGFLVLREVAMPSILVELGYISNPSDEKYMKTESGQRSLANSVYLAFKEYKHEYDKKSHVFTNPEQRKTIAANPPSTGMDVTGTSEYRIQFLTAPRKLADNSSQLKGLNPVDFYLDGKTYKYTYGRSSDLNEANKTLKTVQRKFKDAFIVEFRDGKRVK